One window of uncultured Trichococcus sp. genomic DNA carries:
- a CDS encoding glycosyltransferase has protein sequence MRIAIFTLGSRGDVQPYVALAKAAILKGHSAVICTGKSFQSFIEGNGVEFEEATSDLMAMLETEEGKMVFNDASKHPIKTKHYLKDVVNPAYRKTLDDFYKSAQGADVIIYHPKAFGAPDIANFLGIPCISMPPVPIMYPIEEFPNLAISPTRNLGKVINKLTYKIMDKAEIASIKEVNDFREKTLNFPKRKSGEYTFKIDGREIPIIYPISPYLFKGVKSWGDKVYLPGFFYLDTGNEVLEEKILEFINLGKEPFVISFSSMPLKSPDLFKEKLVKALKETDNRAIIIAGNSGIAFEREEEILTIKAAPHSLLFPLAKGIIHHGGVGTMAAALKSGKPQIIIPFAVDQPFWANRLYKLGYALKPIKEVEVTTEELISRFKELEKAEVKQKAQNIKSALSKENGTENAIKYIVRYCDSYYNKQD, from the coding sequence ATGAGAATAGCCATATTTACACTGGGTTCAAGAGGAGATGTGCAGCCTTATGTTGCCCTAGCAAAAGCCGCAATATTAAAAGGGCACAGTGCTGTAATATGTACTGGGAAAAGTTTTCAATCTTTTATTGAAGGAAATGGTGTTGAGTTTGAAGAGGCTACAAGTGATTTGATGGCTATGCTTGAGACTGAAGAAGGGAAAATGGTATTTAATGATGCCAGCAAACACCCAATAAAGACTAAGCATTATTTAAAAGATGTGGTGAATCCAGCATATAGGAAAACATTAGATGATTTTTATAAGAGTGCACAAGGAGCAGATGTAATTATTTATCATCCTAAAGCTTTTGGAGCGCCCGATATAGCAAATTTTTTAGGCATTCCTTGTATAAGTATGCCGCCAGTTCCAATAATGTATCCAATTGAAGAGTTTCCTAATCTAGCAATATCACCTACCAGAAACTTAGGTAAAGTTATAAATAAACTGACATATAAAATAATGGATAAGGCAGAAATTGCTAGTATTAAAGAAGTAAATGATTTTAGAGAGAAAACATTAAACTTTCCGAAGAGAAAAAGTGGTGAGTACACATTTAAAATTGATGGCAGAGAAATACCTATAATCTATCCCATTAGTCCGTATTTATTTAAAGGTGTGAAAAGTTGGGGAGATAAAGTGTATCTACCAGGATTTTTCTATCTTGATACAGGAAACGAAGTGCTTGAGGAAAAAATACTGGAGTTTATTAATTTGGGAAAAGAACCATTTGTGATCTCTTTTAGTAGTATGCCCCTGAAGTCACCAGATCTATTCAAGGAGAAATTAGTTAAGGCACTAAAAGAAACCGATAATCGTGCAATTATTATAGCGGGTAATAGTGGAATTGCTTTTGAAAGGGAAGAAGAGATTTTAACAATTAAAGCAGCCCCACATTCGTTGTTATTTCCTTTAGCTAAAGGAATAATACATCACGGTGGAGTTGGGACGATGGCAGCTGCATTAAAAAGTGGCAAGCCACAAATAATTATCCCTTTTGCAGTGGATCAGCCGTTTTGGGCAAATAGACTATATAAGCTCGGGTATGCTTTAAAACCAATAAAAGAAGTTGAAGTTACAACGGAAGAACTAATCAGTAGATTTAAAGAATTAGAAAAAGCTGAAGTAAAGCAAAAGGCTCAAAATATAAAAAGTGCTTTATCCAAAGAAAATGGGACAGAGAATGCTATAAAATATATTGTGCGTTATTGTGATAGCTATTACAACAAGCAGGATTAA
- a CDS encoding TetR/AcrR family transcriptional regulator, producing MNKKFYQLESQKQMDIINAGIEYFARFEYKKASTEDIAKSAGISKSLLFHYFKNKETYFVFLYNYAEELIASKVFDSDLSDENDFFEVLEIVTENKCTFFAENPYLMDFLAKVRNSDQQFVQNIVNLDTDNLAEDTIKEYFSTIEFEKFKDDIKPEEIIEMLILLLDGYLSNRLKINGKVELDDSMKKYKGWAKVLKKSAYKEEFL from the coding sequence ATGAATAAAAAATTTTATCAGTTAGAATCACAAAAGCAGATGGATATAATTAATGCAGGCATTGAATATTTTGCAAGATTTGAATATAAAAAAGCATCTACAGAAGATATAGCGAAAAGCGCGGGGATATCCAAGAGCTTATTATTTCATTACTTCAAGAATAAGGAAACCTATTTTGTGTTTTTATATAATTATGCAGAGGAACTAATAGCCAGTAAAGTCTTTGATAGTGACTTATCTGATGAAAATGATTTTTTTGAAGTATTGGAAATAGTAACAGAAAACAAATGTACTTTCTTTGCTGAAAATCCATATTTGATGGATTTTTTAGCTAAAGTCCGTAATTCTGACCAACAATTCGTTCAGAACATAGTAAATTTGGACACGGATAATTTGGCAGAAGACACAATTAAAGAGTATTTTAGCACTATAGAATTTGAAAAATTTAAAGATGATATAAAACCGGAAGAAATAATAGAAATGTTGATACTATTACTGGATGGTTACTTATCCAATAGATTGAAAATAAATGGAAAAGTTGAATTGGATGACAGTATGAAGAAATATAAGGGATGGGCGAAAGTGTTGAAAAAGTCTGCATATAAGGAGGAATTTTTATGA